DNA sequence from the Desulfuromonas thiophila genome:
ATCTGCCCCGTGAAATCGAGTATCTGCGACGTCATGACGAAGCCATACAAAAGGTCATGGATACCGTTGAGATGCCAGACAACCTCGCCGACAACCTGGTTCTCATGATTCTGCAGAACAACGGCAAACTGGCAAAACGTCGCCGGCAGAAAGAATTTGAGGCCTTGACTGACGCCGAGGTGTCCGCGCTTGAGCAAATCGTTCAGAGCGTGTTTGAAGGATTTGCAGAAAATTCCTGTTCAGGAACCAATCCAGACGCTGTTCCCTGCTAGGCGCGCAGCGCCAGGCGTCCCTTTATCCGTTTTTCTCCGCCTTGGTCACCAGAATATCCTCCAGCACCAGATATTCCAGATCGCTGCCATAGAACATATTGAGGGCGTCCTCGGGTGAACAGACCATGGGTTCGCCGCGCCGGTTGAGGGATGTGTTGAGCACCACGGCGTTGCCGGTGAGCTTCTCCAGTTGCTCAATCAGGGCGTAATAGCGCGGATTGGTCGCCTGTTCCACCACATGGGCGCGCGAGGTGCCGTCTTGATGCACCACCTCGGGAATGCGGTCTTTCCAGGCGGGGTGGACATCGAAGGTGAAGGTCATGTAGGGCGCCGGATGGTCGGTCTGCAGCACCTCCGGCGCGATGCGGTCGAGCAGGCTGGGGCAGAATGGCCGCCAGCGCTCGCGGTATTTGATCTGTGCGTTGATGCGGTCGGCCACGCCGGCCACGCTGGGACAGCCCAGAATGCTGCGGCAGCCCAGTGCCCGAGGACCGAATTCCATGCGGCCCTGGAACCAGGCCACCGGATTGCCCTCGGCCAGTAGCTGTGCCGTGGCGGCGCAGACATCGGCTGGGCGCTGCCACTGGGGCCGCTCGGGATGCGCTTCGCAGGCGGCAATGCACTGATCGGTGCAGTATTTCGGTCCGAGATAGACATGGTGCAGCGGTTCGACCGCGATGCCGGCCAGATGGGCGGCGTAGGAGGCCGCCCCCAAGGCGGTGCCGGCGTCGGAAGCGGCCGGCTGGACGAACAGCTGCTTCACATAGGGCAGGGCCATAATGCGCTGGTTGAGCTTGACGTTGAGGGCGCTGCCGCCGGCGAAACACAGCTGGCCGGTTTCCGCCAGCACGTCCTTGAGGTAGTAATCAATCATCTGCAGCGCCAGATCCTCGAACAACTGCTGAACGCAGGCAGCATAGTCGATGTAGGGTTCATCGGCGTTATCGCCCTGGCGTTTTGGCCCCAGCCAGTCGATGAGTTTCGGACTGAAATAATAGCCCTTGCCGTTTTCCTTGTAACGTCGCCAGCCGACGGTGTTGACCAGACGGGTGTTGACGCGCAGCTCGCCGTTTTCGAAGCGGGCCAGGCGCGAAAAATCGTATTTGCGCGGGTCGCCGTAGGGCGCCATGCCCATCACCTTGAACTCGCCGTCGAGCATCTCGAAACCAAGGTATTCGGTCAGGGCGCCGTAAAGGCCGCCGAGGGAGTCCGGGTCGTAGAATTCCTTGATTTTGTGGATTTCGCCATTCTCGCCGTAGCCGAAGAAGGTGGTAGCGTATTCGCCCTTGCCATCAATGCCGAGAATGGCGGTTCGGCCTTTGAAACCGCTTAGATGGTAGGCGCTGCTGGCGTGAGCCAGATGGTGTTCCACCGGCACGAAGGCCACGGTTTCCCAGCGGATGCCCAACTGGGCCAGGGTTTCGCGCACATTGGCGACGTTACGGCGGTAATGGCGGTTGCCGTTGACCAGCGCCATCAGTGCCCGGTCGGGCGCATACCAGTAACGTTTGGCAAAATGCCAGCGCTCCGGCCGGTCAAGGCCGATGGCAGCAAAGGGGAAGGCGACGATATCGACATCGCGCGGCTGGATGCCGGCAAATTCCAGACAAAAGCGGGCCGATTCCAGCGGCAGGCGGTTCTTGGCGTGTTTGTCGCGGATGAAGCGTTCCTCTTCCGCCGCGGCGATCAATTTATCGTCGATGTAGAGGGCGGCCGAGGGGTCATGGGTGAGGGCACCGGACAGGCCGAGAATGACTTTGGACATACAGCGAAACTCCGTGAATTGCGGGCGTCGGCGGAAAAAACACATCCCGCCGCCGGCGTTAAGACGATTTTAAAGGTTGGCTTTCAGGGCAGCAGCCGGTCGAAATGGCGCCGCAACGGACTCTCGACCGGCCAATTGCGCAGAAAACGCTGCCGGTCGGCGGCGTAACGGCGCAGGAACAGCCAGCGCCAGCGGTATTCGGTCAGGGCGTCGAGATCGATGACCTGCACGGTATTGCCCTGCAGCAGAAAATTGCTGGCCTTGCAGTCGCCGTGACGGATGCCCAGCTGATGAAACTGGCGGAACAGATCGACCAGGCTGGTTATCCGGCTCTGCTGTTGCGGTAATTGTGTACCGTCCAGCTGAGCCGCACTCTCGCCGTCACACCGGGCCGTCACATAATAGCTGCTTCGCCGCCACAGGCCAAAGCGTTTTTCCAGCAGGGCGATGGCCTGGGGCGTGGCGATGCCACTGCTGACCAGGCGATGGGCATTGCGCCAGCTGATCAGCGCCCGGCTCGGCCGCAGGCCGCGGCTCAAGCCGTGCCAGAAGCCTTTGATGTTGTAGCGCTTGATCACCCAGTCGCCTGCCGCCGTGGTGACCCAGGCCACGGTGGCGCTGTTGCCGTCCTTGTACAGTGGCGCACCTTGCACAAAGGCGTCGGGGTCGTGCAGAAATGCCTGCAGAGCTGCGCTTTCGGCATCGCGGCGATAAAGGGCCAGCTGGCTGAAACGCTGTTGGCGGACGAATTCGCTGCAGCTGCGGCTGGCTTTTTTGACGTAAGCCTGCCGCCGCCGGCGCCGGGCCCGATCCAGCAGAGGGCGCAGCTGGGCGGCAAAGTCGGCCGCCAGCGGTTGCTGGCGTGCCAGGCCATAAAGCGGCAGAACCTCTGCCAGTAAACCATCATGGCGGCAGGGCAGCTGGGCCAACAGCAAGGCCAGATTGTCGCGGCAGAGCCGTTCCCTGAGGGGGGCACGGCGCTGGCGGATACCATCGCCATCAATGGCGTAAAGCCTGCCGTTGCTCAGCAGAAAATTTTCCAGGTGCAGATCGGTTTGCAGCAGCCCCTGGTGATGGCCCTGTCCGATCAGGCTAATCAGCTGCCCCAGCAGCGCCAGCCGTTCGCTGTCACTGGTGGCCTGTTGCCAGCAGGCTAGCGCGCTTTGCGGTTGCGGCAGATGCTCGAACAGCAGGACCGGGCTGCCATCCACCAGCAATCCGCTGTAGCACAGTTGCGGCGTGGCCAGGCCGGCCCGCTGCAGGGCCAGGCACCCCTGCTGTTCGCGTTGCCAATAGCGCCGTGCCCGGCGGCCGCAGAAGCGCTTGATCACCACCGCCTGCTCACCCCAGTGGCCGGCAAAGACCTCGCGCCGGCCTGGCAGCTGACGTAGCAGGGTGTTGGCCTGCAGCGGTGGCAGGCCGGTATCGGCAAGCTGAAGCGGTTGTGGCAGGCCGGTATCGGTGAAGTCGGCCCGGCGGGGCGGGCCGCAGCGCTGTGTGTCTGAAGCGGCAGCGGGCATGTCAGGACTCTTTTTCATCATGAAAGAACGCCAGCACCCGGCCGATCTGCTGTTTGCCGGCCGCATCAAGCCGTTCAAGCTTACGGTAATGCAGGTAGAAGCGCAGTCGCCGGCTGCGGCTGAGGTGCCGCCGGCCGAGTTTGTCGAGACAGGCCAGATCCTTGTCGGCGCCGCGTTGACGCAACCAGCCGAAGGGATGATGTCCCAGAGGGCAGTCGAAGAACAGCACCCGCGGGCCAGTGCCAGTACCCAGCCCTGTCGCCGAGTCGTCATCCACTAGCAGAATGTTGCGCCATTTCAGATCCCAGTGGACAAACCCCTGATGGTGCAGCTGCCGGCTGTAATCGGCCACCTGCTGCAGCACCCCTTCGAGCCAGGCACGCTGGCGAAAAAGTTGTGGCTGCTGTTGCGCCAGGCTCGCCAGATCGCGGGCGCCGACCACCTCGGCGGTTACCAGCACGGCCTGGCCCCGGCCAAAGGGCAGGCGGCCGCCCAGCCAGCCGGGCCGCTGCCAGCCGTAGGCCACCAGCGGCGGCGTCGGTATGCCGAGCTGGTCGAAATACCGCAGGTTCTGCCATTCGCCCTCGGCCCGGCTGCGCCCCAACCAGCGCCGCAGCCCCTTGCCGCGCCGCTGATAGCGTTTGACATAATAGGCCGCTGCAGCCCCTTGGGTGCGGATCAGAGAGCTTAAGGGATCGGCTGAAATCGCCTGGCCTTTTAATTGCAGACAGTGGCAGGCGCTGGCAAAGGTCTGCCGTTCGTCCGGCTGGCCGATAACCTGCCAGTGGGGCTGTGGCCGCCAGAGGCGTGCCAGGGCAGGTTGTGAAAAAAGATTTTTCCAGTTCACTGGAAATGTCCTCTTCTGAGCGTGTTGGCCCGTGGTGGTCCGAGCGGTTCGGTCCCTCTGGCCAGGCTGAGCTAAAATATGCCATTATGCCTGCATCGCTTTTCTATGGCCAGCCAGATTTCACGACGGCGTAACCCCGGCCACAGGCCTGGGCTGACGGCGCAGCACAAAAGTTTTGCTGTCGGCGGCCAGCTGGTTTAAGATGACCAGCATTGTTTGTCGGTCCGCCCTCTGTCAGCGCGGACCTGTTTTTTGCGCCCTGTCTTGGCGGCAGCACTGCGTTTGGTCGTGCAGGGCCGCCGGCGCGGCAGGAATCGATTCATTACGACGCCATCAACGGAACAGACCTTCATGACTGCCGAACAGCTGGAAACCTTTCTCAAGCGTCTGCCGCAGGTGCGTGCCCTGGTGGTGGGCGACCTGATGCTTGACGAATACCTGTGGGGCCGTGCCGGCCGCATCTCACCTGAGGCACCGGTGCCGGTGGTCGAGGTGCTGCGCGACGATCTGCGCCTCGGTGGTGCCGGCAACGTGGTCAACAATCTGCGTGTGCTGGGTTGCCCGGTGGCGGTCTGCTCGGTGGTGGGCGACGACGAGGATGGCCGTTTTCTCTGTGAGCGGCTGCGCCGCGCCCAGGTTGAAACCGGCGGGCTGTTGTTCGACTCTGGCCGC
Encoded proteins:
- a CDS encoding carbamoyltransferase family protein; the protein is MSKVILGLSGALTHDPSAALYIDDKLIAAAEEERFIRDKHAKNRLPLESARFCLEFAGIQPRDVDIVAFPFAAIGLDRPERWHFAKRYWYAPDRALMALVNGNRHYRRNVANVRETLAQLGIRWETVAFVPVEHHLAHASSAYHLSGFKGRTAILGIDGKGEYATTFFGYGENGEIHKIKEFYDPDSLGGLYGALTEYLGFEMLDGEFKVMGMAPYGDPRKYDFSRLARFENGELRVNTRLVNTVGWRRYKENGKGYYFSPKLIDWLGPKRQGDNADEPYIDYAACVQQLFEDLALQMIDYYLKDVLAETGQLCFAGGSALNVKLNQRIMALPYVKQLFVQPAASDAGTALGAASYAAHLAGIAVEPLHHVYLGPKYCTDQCIAACEAHPERPQWQRPADVCAATAQLLAEGNPVAWFQGRMEFGPRALGCRSILGCPSVAGVADRINAQIKYRERWRPFCPSLLDRIAPEVLQTDHPAPYMTFTFDVHPAWKDRIPEVVHQDGTSRAHVVEQATNPRYYALIEQLEKLTGNAVVLNTSLNRRGEPMVCSPEDALNMFYGSDLEYLVLEDILVTKAEKNG
- a CDS encoding lipopolysaccharide kinase InaA family protein; its protein translation is MPAAASDTQRCGPPRRADFTDTGLPQPLQLADTGLPPLQANTLLRQLPGRREVFAGHWGEQAVVIKRFCGRRARRYWQREQQGCLALQRAGLATPQLCYSGLLVDGSPVLLFEHLPQPQSALACWQQATSDSERLALLGQLISLIGQGHHQGLLQTDLHLENFLLSNGRLYAIDGDGIRQRRAPLRERLCRDNLALLLAQLPCRHDGLLAEVLPLYGLARQQPLAADFAAQLRPLLDRARRRRRQAYVKKASRSCSEFVRQQRFSQLALYRRDAESAALQAFLHDPDAFVQGAPLYKDGNSATVAWVTTAAGDWVIKRYNIKGFWHGLSRGLRPSRALISWRNAHRLVSSGIATPQAIALLEKRFGLWRRSSYYVTARCDGESAAQLDGTQLPQQQSRITSLVDLFRQFHQLGIRHGDCKASNFLLQGNTVQVIDLDALTEYRWRWLFLRRYAADRQRFLRNWPVESPLRRHFDRLLP
- a CDS encoding lipopolysaccharide kinase InaA family protein; this encodes MNWKNLFSQPALARLWRPQPHWQVIGQPDERQTFASACHCLQLKGQAISADPLSSLIRTQGAAAAYYVKRYQRRGKGLRRWLGRSRAEGEWQNLRYFDQLGIPTPPLVAYGWQRPGWLGGRLPFGRGQAVLVTAEVVGARDLASLAQQQPQLFRQRAWLEGVLQQVADYSRQLHHQGFVHWDLKWRNILLVDDDSATGLGTGTGPRVLFFDCPLGHHPFGWLRQRGADKDLACLDKLGRRHLSRSRRLRFYLHYRKLERLDAAGKQQIGRVLAFFHDEKES